One window of the Eucalyptus grandis isolate ANBG69807.140 chromosome 8, ASM1654582v1, whole genome shotgun sequence genome contains the following:
- the LOC104456918 gene encoding wall-associated receptor kinase-like 9 yields MPDWKKFPFRLVLAIGAAIGIGFLCLLQFSYCLYRYLRKRRDRIVKEKLFKQNGGLLLQQNFSLYGRDRRATIFSEEDLQSTTNNYSRSQFLGQGGFSTVYKGMLPDGTIVAVKKSKTISRGQTEHFINEVVVLSQVNHWYIVKLIGCCLKTKFPLLVYEFIPNGALSSAG; encoded by the exons ATGCCTGACTGGAAGAAGTTTCCTTTCAGGCTGGTTCTCGCGATAG GTGCTGCCATTGGTATTGGATTCTTGTGTCTTTTGCAGTTCAGCTATTGCCTATACAGATATCTAAGGAAGCGAAGAGACAGAATTGTCAAGGAGAAACTGTTCAAGCAAAATGGTGGTTTGCTGTTGCAACAAAATTTCTCACTTTATGGAAGAGACAGAAGAGCAACAATATTTTCCGAAGAAGATCTGCAAAGCACGACAAATAACTACAGCCGGAGCCAGTTTCTTGGTCAAGGAGGGTTCAGCACAGTTTACAAAGGGATGCTACCAGATGGTACCATAGTTGCTGTGAAGAAGTCAAAGACCATCAGCAGGGGCCAAACTGAGCATTTTATTAATGAAGTGGTTGTTCTGTCACAGGTTAATCATTGGTACATTGTAAAATTGATAGGATGTTGTTTGAAGACTAAGTTTCCTCTACTGGTATATGAATTCATCCCTAATGGTGCCCTGTCATCAGCAGGATAA
- the LOC104416625 gene encoding F-box protein At2g02240 encodes MAAIEEAKGPDFSALPEGCIARVVSLTSPADACRLATLSPAFKSACDSDVVWASFLPPERPQTVSRSVSSLKELYFSLCDDPVLIGDGKMSYSLDRHSGKKCIMLSARALSITWGDTPIYWSWTCLPNSRFAEVAELIDVCWLEIRGMISSGMLSPETHYAAYLVFKITPASHGFEFQPVEVEARFAGDEAGKREHSVYLSRENNTRGWQSRQRFRHAGGSLMLAPAEGSGNYPKERQDGWSEIELGEFLTKEGQDGEVEMSVMETKGGNWKAGLVVEGIEIRPKDGK; translated from the exons ATGGCGGCGATCGAAGAAGCAAAGGGTCCCGACTTCTCTGCGCTGCCCGAAGGGTGCATCGCGAGAGTCGTCTCCCTCACGAGCCCCGCCGACGCGTGCAGGCTCGCAACCCTGTCGCCGGCTTTCAAGTCGGCATGCGATTCCGACGTGGTCTGGGCCTCGTTCTTGCCGCCGGAGCGCCCCCAGACGGTCTCCCGGAGCGTTTCGTCGCTGAAGGAGCTCTACTTCAGCCTCTGCGACGACCCGGTTCTCATCGGCGATGGCAAAATG AGCTATTCGCTGGACAGGCACAGTGGAAAGAAATGTATCATGCTATCTGCAAGGGCCCTGTCTATAACATGGGGTGATACTCCGATTTACTGGTCATGGACTTGCTTGCCCAACTCCAG GTTTGCAGAAGTGGCTGAGCTCATCGATGTATGCTGGCTCGAAATTAGAGGCATGATTAGTTCTGGCATGCTGTCGCCCGAAACCCATTATGCAGCATACTTGGTATTCAAAATTACCCCAGCATCTCATGGATTTGAATTCCAGCCTGTTGAGGTGGAAGCTAGATTTGCTGGTGATGAAGCGGGCAAGCGTGAGCACTCAGTTTACTTATCTAGAGAGAACAACACGCGCGGATGGCAGTCCAGGCAGAGATTCAGGCATGCTGGCGGGTCACTGATGCTTGCACCTGCCGAGGGGAGTGGGAACTATCCTAAAGAGAGACAAGATGGGTGGTCAGAGATAGAGTTAGGTGAGTTCTTGACAAAGGAAGGACAAGATGGGGAGGTTGAAATGAGCGTCATGGAGACGAAGGGGGGTAACTGGAAGGCCGGGCTGGTTGTGGAAGGGATCGAAATTAGGCCCAAGGATGGGAAATAA
- the LOC104416508 gene encoding wall-associated receptor kinase-like 10 → MAVTVNSQLHMSNYTVSAGCRSTVLILQILVLKRHVDNNQLNCSNQVTEGKGYSCNDPQTQCQAFLTFRSTFRYNSSLAIASLLHSDASDIAKINNIKSTAEEMPSDNLVIVPVPCDCTGSIYLHRANYTEGRGENFSFVAIDTFQGLCSYQAIEGQNYYSAVASLVGGQLMIPLKCACPRAEETANGVKSLLTYLVTHDDSVDSISESFGVTAPSIMEANPMVDTSALCPFTPILIPLNCAKNSKSSFCYCRNGYAEGGLRNGLNCMPDQKKFPFKLVLVIGAGIGMGFLCLSLFSYWLYRYVRKRRDRMVKEKLFEQNGGLLLQQKFAPFGRDGRAAIFSEEDLQRATDNYSQSRFLGEGGFGTVYKGMLPDGTIVAVKKSKIIDRGQTEHFINEVVVLSQVNHRNIVKLIGCCLETKLPLLVYEFVPNGTLSQHIHQQDKDCSLSWEDRYRIACEVAQAVAYMHSAASIPIYHRDIKPSNILLDDKYTAKVSDFGTSKPVPLEKTHLTTAVQGTFGYLDPEYFRSSQFTDKSDVYSFGVLLVELLTGHKPTSFSGDEDGRYLVASFVMLMKESRLSKILDPVVANEAKAEEVLAVAMLAMRCLKMNGRKRPTMREVAMELEGLRKSQSFSQTSQNPCAFEDGLPDEANEESIDSTSMSLEVVSISVETLS, encoded by the exons ATGGCAGTCACCGTCAACAGTCAACTCCACATGTCTAACTATACGGTCAGCGCTGGATGCCGGTCAACAGTCTTGATTCTGCAAATATTGGTCTTGAAG CGACATGTTGACAATAACCAGCTTAACTGCTCAAACCAAGTAACTGAAGGGAAAGGTTACTCCTGCAATGACCCTCAAACTCAATGCCAGGCCTTCCTGACCTTTCGATCTACCTTCCGATACAACTCATCGCTCGCCATCGCATCGCTGCTCCACTCAGATGCATCGGACATAGCCAAAATCAACAACATCAAATCCACTGCCGAAGAGATGCCTTCTGATAACTTGGTCATAGTTCCAGTTCCTTGTGATTGCACTGGAAGCATTTACTTGCACCGGGCCAATTACACTGAGGGCCGGGGTGAAAACTTTTCCTTCGTAGCCATTGATACATTCCAGGGCCTGTGCTCTTACCAGGCTATAGAAGGTCAGAACTACTATTCTGCCGTGGCAAGTCTTGTAGGTGGACAGCTGATGATTCCACTAAAATGCGCATGCCCACGTGCTGAAGAGACAGCTAATGGGGTTAAATCTTTGCTTACATATTTGGTGACACACGACGATTCTGTGGATTCAATTTCGGAAAGCTTCGGTGTCACTGCACCAAGCATTATGGAGGCAAATCCAATGGTGGACACCTCTGCACTATGCCCTTTTACTCCCATCCTCATTCCCCTTAATTGTGCAAAAAATTCCAAGAGTTCCTTCTGTTATTGTCGCAATGGATATGCTGAAGGTGGGCTACGAAACGGCCTCAATTGCATGCCTGACCAGAAGAAGTTTCCTTTCAAGCTGGTTCTCGTTATAG GTGCTGGCATTGGTATGGGATTCTTGTGTCTTTCGCTTTTCAGCTATTGGCTTTACAGATATGTAAGGAAGCGGAGAGATAGAATGGTCAAGGAGAAACTGTTCGAGCAAAATGGTGGTTTGCTGTTGCAACAAAAGTTTGCACCTTTTGGAAGAGATGGAAGAGCAGCAATATTCTCTGAAGAAGATCTGCAGAGAGCAACAGATAACTACAGCCAAAGCCGGTTTCTTGGTGAAGGAGGGTTTGGCACGGTTTACAAAGGGATGCTGCCAGATGGTACCATAGTTGctgtgaagaagtcgaagatCATCGACAGGGGCCAAACTGAGCATTTTATCAATGAAGTGGTtgttctatcccaagttaatcATCGGAACATTGTAAAATTGATAGGATGTTGTTTGGAGACCAAGCTTCCTTTACTAGTGTATGAGTTCGTCCCTAATGGCACCTTGTCGCAGCATATTCATCAGCAGGACAAAGATTGTTCCCTTTCATGGGAAGACCGGTATAGAATTGCATGTGAAGTCGCTCAAGCAGTAGCGTACATGCATTCTGCAGCTTCAATTCCCATTTATCATCGAGACATAAAGCCGTCTAACATTCTGCTGGATGACAAGTACACTGCAAAAGTCTCTGATTTTGGTACCTCAAAGCCGGTTCCGTTAGAAAAAACTCACCTGACAACGGCTGTGCAAGGGACCTTCGGATACTTGGACCCGGAATACTTCCGATCTAGTCAGTTCACAGATAAAAGTGATGTGTACAGTTTCGGAGTTCTGCTTGTTGAGTTACTTACGGGTCATAAGCCAACATCCTTCTCAGGAGATGAGGACGGAAGATATCTAGTTGCTAGCTTTGTCATGCTAATGAAGGAGAGCCGTTTGTCAAAGATCCTAGATCCTGTTGTGGCCAATGAAGCAAAGGCGGAGGAGGTTCTTGCAGTAGCAATGCTTGCCATGAGGTGTTTGAAAATGAATGGGAGAAAGAGGCCCACCATGAGAGAGGTTGCCATGGAGCTTGAAGGACTAAGGAAATCTCAAAGTTTCTCTCAGACCAGCCAAAATCCTTGTGCATTTGAAGATGGACTACCTGATGAAGCCAATGAAGAATCGATAGATAGCACATCCATGTCACTTGAAGTTGTATCAATCTCAGTAGAGACATTGAGCTAG
- the LOC104429498 gene encoding wall-associated receptor kinase-like 10: MHKPYLSYSKTMDLSSLSILSPILLLFSLFDRISYCHQQYVDNNQLNCPFNLAEGKGYPCNDPQTQCQAFLTFRSTSLYNSPLAIALLLHSDASDMAKINNIKSAAEVMPSDKLVIVPVPCDCTGSIYLHQANYTVVMGDTYYVIAKDKFQGLLSYRAIEDQNYYSGPMDVRIGVPLMIPLRCACPSADETANGVKSLLTYFVTHNDSVDSISESFGVAAQSVLEANPMTNTSALCPFSTILIPLNCAKNSKSSFCYCCNGYAEGGLRNGLNCMPDQKKFPFKLVLVIGAGIGVGFLCLSLFSYWLYRYLRKDRIAKQKLFEQNGGLLLQQKFAPYGRDGRAAIFSEEDLRRATDNYSESRFLGQGGFGTVYKGMLPDGTIVAVKKSKIINRDQTEHFINEVVVLSQVNHRNIVKLIGCCLETKLPLLVYEFVPNGTLSQHIHQQDKDCSLSWEDRYRIACEVSQAVAYMHSAASIPIYHRDIKPSNILLDDKYAAKVSDFGTSRPVPLEKTHLTTAVQGTFGYLDPEYFRSSQFTDKSDVYSFGVVLVELLTGHKPTSFSGDEDGRHLVASFVMLMKESRLSKILDPVVANEAKAEEVLVVAMLAMRCLKMNGRKRPPMREVAMELEGLRKSQSFSQTGQNPCAFEDGLPDEASEESIDSTSMSLEVVSISVETSS, from the exons ATGCACAAGCCATATCTCAGTTATTCCAAAACCATGGATCTGTCCTCCCTCTCAATCTTATCACCGATCCTAttactcttttctttgtttgatcgCATATCCTACTGTCACCAGCAATATGTTGACAATAACCAACTTAACTGCCCTTTCAATTTAGCTGAAGGCAAAGGTTACCCCTGCAATGACCCTCAAACTCAATGCCAGGCCTTCCTGACCTTTCGATCTACCTCTCTATACAACTCACCGCTCGCCATCGCATTGCTGCTCCACTCAGATGCATCGGACATGGCCAAAATCAACAACATCAAATCCGCTGCCGAAGTGATGCCTTCTGATAAGTTGGTCATAGTTCCAGTTCCTTGCGATTGCACTGGAAGTATTTACTTGCACCAGGCCAATTACACTGTGGTGATGGGTGACACCTATTACGTCATAGCCAAGGATAAATTCCAGGGCCTGTTGTCTTACAGGGCTATAGAAGATCAGAACTACTATTCCGGCCCCATGGATGTTAGGATAGGTGTACCGCTGATGATTCCACTAAGATGCGCATGCCCAAGTGCTGACGAGACAGCTAATGGGGTTAAATCCTTGCTTACATATTTTGTGACACACAACGATTCTGTGGATTCAATTTCGGAAAGCTTCGGTGTTGCTGCGCAAAGCGTTCTGGAAGCAAATCCGATGACGAACACCTCTGCACTATGCCCTTTTAGTACCATCCTCATTCCCCTAAATTGTGCAAAAAATTCCAAGAGTTCCTTCTGTTATTGTTGCAATGGATATGCCGAAGGTGGGCTACGAAACGGCCTCAATTGCATGCCTGACCAGAAGAAGTTTCCTTTCAAGCTGGTTCTCGTTATAG GTGCTGGCATTGGTGTGGGATTCTTGTGTCTTTCGCTTTTCAGCTATTGGCTATACAGATATCTAAGGAA AGACAGAATTGCCAAGCAGAAACTGTTCGAGCAAAATGGTGGTTTGCTGTTGCAACAAAAGTTCGCACCTTATGGAAGAGATGGAAGAGCAGCAATATTCTCTGAAGAAGATCTGCGAAGAGCAACAGATAACTACAGTGAAAGCCGGTTTCTTGGTCAAGGAGGATTCGGCACAGTGTACAAAGGGATGCTGCCAGATGGTACCATAGTTGCTGTGAAGAAGTCAAAGATCATCAACAGGGACCAAACTGAGCATTTTATCAATGAAGTGGTTGTTCTATCACAAGTTAATCATCGGAACATTGTAAAATTGATAGGATGTTGTTTGGAGACCAAGCTTCCTTTACTAGTGTATGAGTTCGTCCCTAATGGCACCTTGTCACAGCATATTCATCAGCAGGACAAAGATTGTTCCCTTTCATGGGAAGACCGGTATAGAATTGCATGTGAAGTCTCTCAAGCAGTAGCGTACATGCATTCTGCAGCTTCAATTCCCATTTATCATCGAGACATAAAGCCGTCAAACATTCTGCTGGATGACAAGTACGCTGCAAAAGTCTCTGATTTTGGTACCTCAAGGCCGGTTCCATTAGAAAAAACTCACCTGACAACGGCTGTGCAAGGGACCTTTGGATACTTGGACCCGGAGTACTTCCGATCCAGTCAGTTCACAGATAAAAGTGATGTGTACAGTTTTGGAGTTGTGCTTGTTGAGTTACTTACGGGGCATAAGCCAACATCCTTCTCAGGAGATGAGGACGGAAGACATCTAGTTGCTAGCTTTGTCATGCTAATGAAGGAGAGCCGTTTGTCAAAGATCCTAGATCCTGTTGTGGCCAATGAAGCGAAGGCCGAGGAGGTTCTTGTAGTAGCAATGCTTGCCATGAGGTGTTTGAAAATGAATGGGAGAAAGAGGCCTCCCATGAGAGAGGTTGCCATGGAGCTTGAAGGACTAAGGAAATCTCAAAGTTTCTCTCAGACCGGCCAAAATCCTTGTGCATTTGAAGATGGACTACCTGATGAAGCCAGTGAAGAATCGATAGATAGCACATCCATGTCACTTGAAGTTGTATCAATCTCTGTAGAGACATCGAGCTAG